A section of the Montipora foliosa isolate CH-2021 unplaced genomic scaffold, ASM3666993v2 scaffold_427, whole genome shotgun sequence genome encodes:
- the LOC137988783 gene encoding uncharacterized protein, translating to MQRNHRQKDTREKKTIFLSNQGTEASPKSKKTSKQQVTCIFCTKTGHQLDLCMKFLVQSTENRLSFVKENKLCFGCLRKGHISSECRRRLVCSTCNKKHPTCLHEERDTRKEEDEPRDPHKSLTSCTSQGVSSTTTSMIVPVGLSSSRSNEEVLAYAILDTQSGATFILKEICDNLDVEMQPTKLCLSTITNQVSLVDSHRITDLQVRSYSSDIQIPIPVAYTSTSIPANESHIPTKTRAKKWRHLQEIQDEMPHMLDCNVGLLIGYDCLQALSPREVIAGKNNEPYGIKTDLGWSIVGGSDLRSEKTLCHRVAVKELPAVSMRDTLRVLESDFKDHKGDKKVSQEDLQFLERMESGIRKTENLHYEMPLPFKKRSLLPNNRLMALTRLEHLKRKFIKDRKYKEDYIKFINEILGRGDAEEAPSVPP from the coding sequence ATGCAAAGAAATCACCGACAAAAGGACACGAGAGAGAAGAAGACCATTTTTCTCTCCAATCAAGGCACCGAAGCGAGTCCCAAGTCTAAGAAAACCTCCAAACAACAGGTCACCTGTATCTTCTGTACCAAGACTGGCCATCAACTAGACCTGTGCATGAAATTCCTTGTACAAAGCACTGAAAATAGGTTATCGTTTGTTAAAGAAAATAAGTTATGTTTCGGATGTTTGAGGAAAGGTCACATTTCCAGCGAGTGCCGAAGAAGACTCGTCTGTTCAACGTGCAATAAGAAACATCCCACCTGCCTTCACGAAGAACGAGATACGAGAAAGGAAGAAGACGAACCTAGAGACCCTCACAAGTCCCTGACCTCTTGTACATCACAAGGAGTTTCAAGTACCACTACCTCAATGATAGTCCCAGTAGGGCTGTCCTCTTCGAGATCTAACGAAGAAGTTCTTGCGTACGCAATTCTGGATACTCAGAGCGGTGCCACCTTCATACTTAAAGAAATAtgtgataatcttgatgtagaAATGCAACCGacaaaactttgtttaagtacAATCACTAATCAAGTATCGCTTGTTGACAGTCACAGAATTACAGACCTTCAAGTCAGAAGTTACAGCTCTGATATCCAAATTCCTATACCCGTTGCATACACAAGTACTTCAATCCCAGCAAACGAAAGCCATATTCCAACTAAAACAAGAGCAAAGAAATGGCGCCATCTACAAGAGATTCAAGATGAAATGCCCCATATGCTAGATTGTAACGTTGGCCTATTGATTGGTTACGACTGCCTCCAAGCCCTGTCGCCGAGAGAGGTCATAGCCGGCAAGAACAATGAACCGTATGGGATTAAGACAGATCTTGGTTGGAGCATCGTAGGGGGCAGTGACCTTCGAAGCGAAAAAACCCTGTGCCATAGAGTTGCCGTTAAAGAGCTTCCTGCTGTTTCGATGAGAGATACTCTAAGAGTTCTCGAGTCTGACTTCAAAGACCACAAAGGAGACAAAAAGGTTTCTCAagaagatctacagttccttgAAAGGATGGAAAGTGGTATTAGAAAAACTGAAAACCTACATTACGAGATGCCTTTACCCTTTAAGAAACGGTCACTTCTACCTAATAATCGTCTCATGGCTCTCACTCGCCTGGAACACCTCAAAAGAAAGTTCATTAAAGATCGCAAGTACAAGGAAGACTACATCAAGTTTATAAACGAAATTTTAGGCAGAGGCGACGCAGAGGAAGCGCCATCAGTACCTCCATAA
- the LOC137988784 gene encoding uncharacterized protein gives MYYLRRYIEGPAEEAICGLFLHGSKEAYDRAWKILDERFGHPFVITKAYRSKLQQWPKINSKDYRGLQRFADFLSDIEAVMNSIQDLNILNDYTENQKLLAKLPGWLISRWNREVNAHLKGTKVYPDFKTFVSFVSEEANLVCNPISSCSAVKEAH, from the coding sequence ATGTATTATTTAAGAAGATATATAGAAGGGCCTGCCGAAGAAGCTATTTGCGGTCTCTTTTTACATGGTTCTAAAGAAGCGTATGATCGCGCGTGGAAGATACTAGACGAAAGATTTGGCCACCCTTTCGTCATAACTAAGGCGTACCGAAGTAAACTACAACAATGGCCAAAGATAAATTCTAAAGACTATCGAGGTCTTCAAAGGTTTGCTGATTTCTTATCAGATATAGAAGCAGTCATGAATTCTATTCAAGATCTCAATATTCTGAACGATTACACTGAGAATCAGAAGTTACTTGCCAAATTACCAGGCTGGCTAATTTCGAGATGGAACAGGGAAGTTAATGCGCACCTTAAAGGAACTAAAGTCTATCCTGACTTCAAGACGTTTGTGTCTTTCGTAAGCGAAGAAGCCAACTTGGTTTGCAATCCAATATCCTCCTGTAGCGCAGTAAAGGAAGCTCATTAA
- the LOC137988782 gene encoding uncharacterized protein translates to MRKYAVIFTCMNSHAVHIELLDDMTTDAFLNALRCFIAMRGPVHQLRSDQGSNFVGARNELAAAIKEMNANKIASHLRGNGCEFLLNPPYSSHRGGVWERQIKTIRSILDHLLKDFAGRLNTSSFRTFVYEAMAIINSRPLSTQFLSDPLSPIPLTPNHLLTMKQRVYSPPPGYFTPEDMSARKRWRQVQYLVEQFWSRWRNEYLANLNTTHKWPRSKRSL, encoded by the coding sequence ATGAGGAAGTATGCAGTTATTTTTACTTGTATGAATTCCCACGCCGTACATATCGAACTCTTGGATGATATGACAACAGATGCGTTCCTTAACGCTTTAAGATGTTTCATAGCCATGAGAGGGCCAGTACATCAGTTACGATCAGATCAAGGATCCAACTTCGTTGGTGCAAGAAACGAACTTGCTGCTGCCATTAAAGAAATGAACGCGAACAAGATTGCTTCACACCTACGTGGTAACGGCTGCGAATTTCTTCTGAATCCTCCGTATTCAAGTCATCGTGGTGGAGTGTGGGAGCGGCAGATTAAAACCATCAGAAGTATATTGGATCATCTCCTGAAAGACTTCGCTGGACGCCTAAACACATCATCGTTCCGCACCTTTGTTTACGAAGCAATGGCCATAATTAACAGTCGTCCTTTGTCTACACAATTCTTAAGTGATCCTCTCAGCCCGATACCTTTGACGCCAAATCATCTTCTCACAATGAAGCAAAGAGTCTACTCTCCTCCACCCGGATATTTCACGCCAGAAGATATGTCCGCTCGCAAGCGCTGGAGACAGGTGCAGTACCTGGTGGAACAGTTTTGGTCTCGCTGGCGCAACGAGTACCTTGCAAATTTGAATACAACGCACAAATGGCCCAGATCGAAGCGAAGTCTCTAG